The following proteins are encoded in a genomic region of Saccharopolyspora antimicrobica:
- a CDS encoding maleylpyruvate isomerase N-terminal domain-containing protein produces MNGTDLGLDYGRMLDLLGIEAQLLTAATHDAHPDAPVWSASGRTLGQTVRHLGDLCEDVLCWLGSAEVERPWQLPERPELREVTSRFAVRLAGLLAEFGSRPPHDPCPTWWPEQHEVRFWLRRMLHATTVHRVDVQTAAGVARTEIEADVAADGVDEALRVWFGHRLQALGITASRASSVGVHVAGRNWLVTADQRGTAVVGSDDVAATTPDAVVGGDAAAVYLWMWGRLPNRAVEISGDPDAVAQLWGLLQLATR; encoded by the coding sequence GTGAACGGCACTGACTTGGGACTGGACTACGGGCGGATGCTGGACCTGCTCGGCATCGAGGCGCAGTTGCTCACCGCGGCGACGCACGATGCGCATCCGGACGCGCCGGTGTGGAGCGCTTCCGGGCGGACGCTGGGGCAGACCGTCCGGCACCTGGGCGATCTGTGCGAGGACGTGCTGTGCTGGCTGGGGTCGGCGGAGGTCGAGCGGCCGTGGCAGCTGCCGGAGCGGCCCGAGCTGCGCGAGGTGACCAGCCGGTTCGCGGTCCGGTTGGCCGGGTTGCTGGCGGAGTTCGGTTCCCGGCCACCGCACGACCCGTGCCCGACCTGGTGGCCGGAGCAGCACGAGGTGCGGTTCTGGCTGCGCCGGATGCTGCACGCGACCACGGTGCACCGGGTGGACGTGCAGACCGCCGCGGGGGTGGCGCGGACCGAGATCGAAGCCGACGTGGCGGCCGACGGCGTCGACGAGGCGCTGCGGGTGTGGTTCGGCCACCGGCTGCAGGCCCTCGGCATCACGGCGAGCCGTGCCAGCTCGGTGGGCGTGCACGTGGCCGGCCGCAACTGGCTGGTCACCGCGGATCAGCGCGGAACCGCCGTGGTCGGCTCGGACGACGTGGCGGCCACGACGCCGGATGCGGTGGTGGGCGGTGATGCGGCGGCGGTCTACCTCTGGATGTGGGGTCGGCTGCCGAACCGAGCGGTGGAGATCAGCGGCGATCCGGACGCGGTGGCCCAGCTGTGGGGGCTGCTCCAGCTCGCCACGCGCTGA
- a CDS encoding SAV_6107 family HEPN domain-containing protein gives MSFSTDLSIPAPRSSVEDQGPTPEAETPAGSLSLLLNARTCLHEAEQADRPGERYAAAHVAALRAATAVVVARSWQRERSRPASVWTLLTGAAPELREWAAYFAARSDRRAAAEAGAPTITWLDADALLARSREFLDIVGRSLLGVAR, from the coding sequence ATGTCTTTTTCCACCGATCTCTCGATTCCCGCTCCGCGGAGCTCCGTGGAGGACCAGGGCCCGACCCCCGAGGCGGAAACCCCGGCGGGTTCGCTGTCGTTGCTGCTCAACGCCCGAACCTGCCTGCACGAAGCGGAGCAGGCGGACCGGCCCGGTGAGCGGTACGCGGCCGCCCACGTGGCCGCGTTGCGCGCGGCCACCGCGGTGGTGGTGGCCCGCTCCTGGCAGCGCGAGCGGAGCCGGCCGGCCAGCGTGTGGACGCTGTTAACCGGGGCCGCCCCCGAACTGCGGGAGTGGGCGGCCTACTTCGCGGCGCGATCGGACCGGCGCGCGGCCGCCGAGGCCGGGGCGCCGACGATCACCTGGCTCGACGCCGACGCCCTGTTGGCGCGCAGCCGGGAATTCCTGGACATAGTCGGGCGGAGTTTGTTGGGGGTGGCGCGGTGA
- a CDS encoding GNAT family N-acetyltransferase produces MTAAPPPRCDRIAELTADQFQARLPEALQIYVTAMGYPPATAQQRAPMWSAHMQRAGWRCIGAFSEQDQLIGIGYGYLGAPGQWWHEQVRRGLLSSGAEIGDWLDDYFELTELHVHPAGQGAGIGERILRQLLTGAPGNKVLLSTPEGPTRAWRLYRRVGFTDVLRNYRFTGDPRPFAVLGRSLPLEER; encoded by the coding sequence GTGACCGCCGCCCCGCCACCCCGCTGTGACCGGATCGCCGAGCTGACCGCCGACCAGTTCCAGGCCCGGCTGCCCGAAGCCCTGCAGATCTACGTGACCGCGATGGGCTACCCGCCCGCCACCGCCCAGCAGCGCGCCCCGATGTGGTCGGCGCACATGCAGCGCGCGGGCTGGCGCTGCATCGGCGCGTTCAGCGAGCAGGACCAGCTCATCGGCATCGGCTACGGCTACCTCGGCGCCCCCGGCCAGTGGTGGCACGAGCAGGTCCGGCGCGGCCTGCTCAGCAGCGGCGCGGAGATCGGCGACTGGCTGGACGACTACTTCGAGCTGACCGAGCTGCACGTGCACCCGGCCGGTCAGGGCGCGGGCATCGGCGAGCGGATCCTGCGCCAGCTGCTGACCGGCGCACCGGGCAACAAGGTCCTGCTGTCCACCCCGGAGGGCCCGACGCGCGCCTGGCGGCTGTACCGCCGGGTCGGCTTCACCGACGTGCTGCGCAACTACCGGTTCACCGGGGATCCGCGCCCGTTCGCGGTGCTCGGCCGCTCGCTGCCGCTCGAAGAGCGCTGA
- a CDS encoding SGNH/GDSL hydrolase family protein: MGRVGVLRRAGGIALSVLAGLSLSAGPAAADEPVYQHYVALGDSFTSGPLIPWMRLDPLLCGRSTNNYPALLARELEPAEFTDVSCGGADTTDMTSAQDWYTGPQFDALTPETDLVTLGIGGNDSSVFGDVIATCSALRATDPVGSPCREHFAVDGGDDLERRIEITGHRVAEVVRGVQERSPQARILVVGYPRIVPPSGYCPDIIPIADGDYSYADEIEQQLNAAIAGAAERTGVTFVDTYGPSLGHDACATGGAAWINGQHLSPVAAPYHPFASAMAAQASIIADVLDGEAPNVVEAERAAERAARETEHAPAQAAARAQLTEHAPW, translated from the coding sequence ATGGGCCGGGTGGGAGTGCTCCGCAGAGCGGGCGGGATCGCGTTGTCGGTGTTGGCGGGGCTCTCCTTGAGCGCCGGCCCGGCGGCGGCCGACGAACCCGTGTACCAGCACTACGTCGCCCTCGGCGACTCGTTCACCTCCGGCCCGCTGATCCCGTGGATGCGCCTGGACCCGCTGCTGTGCGGGCGGAGCACGAACAACTACCCGGCGCTGCTGGCGCGCGAGCTCGAACCGGCGGAGTTCACCGACGTCAGCTGCGGCGGCGCGGACACCACCGACATGACCAGCGCCCAGGACTGGTACACCGGACCGCAGTTCGACGCGCTCACCCCGGAAACCGACCTGGTCACGCTGGGCATCGGCGGCAACGACTCGAGCGTCTTCGGCGACGTCATCGCCACTTGCTCCGCTCTGCGCGCCACCGACCCGGTCGGCTCGCCGTGCCGCGAGCACTTCGCCGTCGACGGCGGTGACGACCTCGAGCGGCGCATCGAGATCACCGGGCACCGCGTGGCGGAAGTCGTGCGCGGCGTGCAGGAGCGCTCACCGCAGGCCCGGATCCTGGTCGTCGGCTACCCGCGCATCGTGCCGCCCAGCGGGTACTGCCCGGACATCATCCCGATCGCCGACGGCGACTACAGCTACGCCGACGAGATCGAGCAGCAGCTCAACGCCGCGATCGCCGGCGCGGCCGAACGCACCGGCGTCACCTTCGTCGACACCTACGGCCCGTCGCTGGGCCACGACGCCTGCGCCACCGGCGGCGCGGCCTGGATCAACGGCCAGCACCTGAGCCCGGTGGCGGCGCCGTACCACCCGTTCGCATCGGCGATGGCCGCGCAGGCCAGCATCATCGCCGACGTCCTGGACGGCGAGGCCCCGAACGTCGTCGAAGCCGAGCGAGCGGCCGAACGCGCCGCGCGCGAAACCGAGCACGCCCCGGCCCAAGCGGCGGCCCGCGCCCAGCTGACCGAGCACGCACCCTGGTGA
- a CDS encoding DUF885 domain-containing protein, translating into MGVDHDGVHEISDRFVDELAALDPIAATYLGVPGGEEELTDYSPDGHRARAELSRRSLAAVEAAEPRDDSERIAQAVFTERVGLDLELHEIGADMSALNVIASPAQELRQVFDLMPTDTPEQWHTIARRLSVVPEALLGLRAGLLSAAADGNVSAVRQVTKVAEQCDTWSGRGGQSFFAAMVARAEGVDESLRRDLDAAAESAAEAYAGLADFLRGDLLPKAPQKDAVGEERYRLWSRYFTGARLDLREAYEWGWAEFAGIEAEMKEIANRIKPGATLAEAAAVLDADPRYQVRGQQAFEEWMQRLSDQALRDLRGTHFDIPDALMDLECRIAPPGGGVGAYYTGPTDDFSRPGRMWWSVPADKEDFPTWREVSTVYHEGVPGHHLQVATAVHEAQRLNKFQRLACFVSGHGEGWALYAERLMRELGYLQDDGDLLGMLNDQLFRAARVVVDIGMHLELEIPAGTGFHEGERWTPELGLEFMLNRTITDPQHVRDEIDRYLGWPGQAPSYKLGERLWRAARDDAKQRHGANFDVKEFHTTALRMGGMGLDTLREQLARL; encoded by the coding sequence ATGGGAGTTGACCACGACGGCGTGCACGAGATCAGCGACCGGTTCGTCGACGAGCTGGCCGCGCTCGACCCGATCGCCGCGACCTACCTGGGTGTGCCAGGTGGCGAAGAAGAACTGACCGATTACTCGCCGGACGGGCACCGGGCCCGGGCCGAGCTGTCCCGCCGCAGCCTGGCGGCGGTGGAGGCCGCCGAGCCGCGCGACGACTCGGAGCGCATCGCCCAGGCGGTGTTCACCGAACGGGTGGGGCTGGACCTGGAGCTGCACGAGATCGGTGCGGACATGTCCGCGCTGAACGTGATCGCCTCGCCCGCGCAGGAGCTGCGGCAGGTCTTCGACCTGATGCCGACCGACACCCCGGAGCAGTGGCACACCATCGCCCGCCGGCTGTCGGTGGTGCCCGAGGCGCTGCTGGGCCTGCGCGCCGGGCTGCTGTCGGCGGCCGCGGACGGCAACGTCTCGGCGGTGCGGCAGGTCACCAAGGTCGCCGAGCAGTGCGACACCTGGTCCGGGCGCGGCGGTCAGTCGTTCTTCGCGGCGATGGTGGCGCGCGCCGAGGGCGTGGACGAATCGCTGCGCCGCGACCTCGACGCGGCGGCGGAGTCGGCGGCCGAGGCCTACGCCGGGCTCGCCGACTTCCTGCGCGGCGACCTGCTGCCGAAGGCGCCGCAGAAGGACGCCGTCGGCGAGGAGCGGTACCGGTTGTGGTCGCGGTACTTCACCGGCGCCCGGCTGGACCTGCGCGAGGCCTACGAGTGGGGCTGGGCGGAGTTCGCCGGCATCGAGGCGGAGATGAAGGAGATCGCGAACCGGATCAAGCCGGGCGCGACGCTGGCCGAGGCGGCCGCGGTGCTCGACGCTGACCCGCGCTACCAGGTGCGCGGCCAGCAGGCGTTCGAGGAGTGGATGCAGCGGCTGTCCGACCAGGCCCTGCGGGACCTGCGCGGGACGCACTTCGACATCCCGGACGCCCTGATGGACCTGGAGTGCCGCATCGCCCCGCCGGGCGGCGGCGTCGGCGCCTACTACACCGGGCCCACCGACGACTTCTCCCGGCCCGGCCGGATGTGGTGGTCGGTGCCCGCCGACAAGGAGGACTTCCCGACCTGGCGCGAGGTGTCCACCGTGTACCACGAGGGCGTCCCCGGGCACCACCTTCAGGTGGCGACCGCGGTGCACGAAGCGCAGCGGCTGAACAAGTTCCAGCGGCTGGCCTGCTTCGTGTCCGGCCACGGCGAGGGCTGGGCGCTCTACGCCGAGCGCCTGATGCGCGAGCTGGGCTACCTGCAGGACGACGGCGACCTGCTGGGCATGCTCAACGACCAGCTGTTCCGCGCGGCGCGCGTGGTGGTCGACATCGGCATGCACCTGGAGCTGGAGATCCCGGCGGGCACCGGCTTCCACGAGGGCGAGCGCTGGACGCCGGAGCTGGGCCTGGAGTTCATGCTGAACCGGACGATCACCGATCCGCAGCACGTCCGCGACGAGATCGACCGCTACCTGGGCTGGCCCGGCCAGGCCCCGTCTTACAAGCTCGGCGAGCGCCTCTGGCGCGCAGCCCGCGACGACGCGAAACAGCGCCACGGCGCGAACTTCGACGTCAAGGAGTTCCACACGACGGCCCTGCGCATGGGCGGCATGGGCCTCGACACCCTCCGCGAACAGCTCGCGAGGCTCTGA
- a CDS encoding DUF3153 domain-containing protein — protein sequence MEATGPRRRAASLLVLITVLGTLLSGCLRVNASLNVSGEDLVSGDVLVTTEALDGQVPFELRPPEALADRVEIVPFRAENRVGSRLSFHDLSFAEVETLAGALSQSDSRYRLNLSRSGSLVIVDGSVDLTPLADTNSAVDLKISAPGEITNTNGQESAGTVTWALEPGTVTELSAIYQYSNSSGGDWIGWALLVGALTLIAAALVAVLALRTHLRNRAEQNV from the coding sequence GTGGAGGCCACTGGACCGCGCCGCCGCGCGGCATCGCTGCTGGTGCTGATCACCGTGCTCGGCACGCTGCTCAGCGGATGCCTGCGCGTCAACGCCTCGCTGAACGTCTCCGGGGAGGACCTGGTGTCCGGCGACGTGCTGGTGACCACCGAGGCCCTCGACGGGCAGGTCCCGTTCGAGCTGCGGCCCCCGGAGGCGCTGGCCGACCGGGTCGAGATCGTGCCGTTCCGCGCCGAGAACCGCGTCGGTTCCCGGCTGTCGTTCCACGACCTGAGCTTCGCGGAGGTCGAGACGCTCGCCGGCGCGCTGAGCCAGTCCGACTCGCGGTACCGGCTGAACCTGTCCCGCTCCGGCTCGCTGGTGATCGTCGACGGCTCGGTGGACCTGACCCCGCTGGCCGACACCAATTCCGCGGTGGACCTCAAGATCAGCGCGCCGGGCGAGATCACCAACACCAACGGCCAGGAATCGGCGGGCACGGTGACCTGGGCGCTGGAGCCGGGCACGGTCACCGAGCTGTCGGCGATCTACCAGTACTCGAACTCCTCGGGCGGCGACTGGATCGGCTGGGCGCTGCTGGTCGGAGCCCTCACCCTCATCGCGGCCGCGCTGGTGGCGGTGCTCGCCCTGCGCACCCACCTCCGCAACCGCGCAGAGCAGAACGTCTGA
- a CDS encoding methylenetetrahydrofolate reductase, translated as MTVVDRLGNGRTTFSVEFFPPRDDEEERVLWRAVRELEPLDPAFVSVTYGAGGSSRDRTIRTTGRIAQETTLTPMAHLTAVDHSVAELRNVIGWYAASGVRNVLAVRGDPPGDPNGEWISHPEGLEYAEELVRLVRDLGDFCVGVAAFPHGHPRSADLDTDADHLVRKIRAGAGFAIAQLFLEPEYFLRLRDRLAARGCDAPLLPGVMPITTPRVLAKFGELAGVPVPSAISDRLLPLADDPAGFRRAGVEVVTRLCERLIAEGVPALHFYTLNRSKATRQVVSDLGL; from the coding sequence ATGACGGTGGTGGACCGGTTGGGGAACGGGCGGACGACCTTCTCGGTCGAGTTCTTCCCGCCGCGCGACGACGAGGAGGAACGCGTCCTCTGGCGGGCGGTGCGCGAGCTGGAGCCGCTGGACCCGGCGTTCGTGTCCGTGACCTACGGCGCGGGCGGTTCCAGCCGGGACCGCACCATCCGCACCACCGGGCGCATCGCGCAGGAGACCACCCTGACCCCGATGGCGCACCTGACCGCTGTCGACCACTCGGTGGCCGAGCTGCGCAACGTCATCGGCTGGTACGCCGCGTCCGGAGTGCGCAACGTGCTCGCGGTGCGCGGTGACCCGCCCGGCGACCCCAACGGCGAGTGGATCAGCCACCCGGAGGGGCTCGAGTACGCCGAGGAGCTGGTGCGGCTGGTCCGCGACCTCGGCGACTTCTGCGTCGGCGTGGCGGCCTTCCCGCACGGGCACCCGCGCTCGGCCGACCTCGACACCGACGCCGACCACCTGGTCCGCAAGATCCGCGCCGGGGCGGGGTTCGCCATCGCCCAGCTCTTCCTGGAACCGGAGTACTTCCTGCGGCTGCGCGACCGGCTGGCCGCGCGCGGCTGCGACGCGCCGCTGCTGCCCGGCGTCATGCCGATCACGACGCCGCGGGTGCTGGCGAAGTTCGGCGAGCTGGCCGGGGTCCCGGTGCCTTCGGCGATCTCCGACCGGCTGCTCCCGCTGGCCGACGACCCGGCCGGGTTCCGGCGGGCCGGGGTGGAGGTGGTGACCCGCCTGTGCGAGCGCCTGATCGCCGAAGGCGTGCCCGCGCTGCACTTCTACACGCTCAACCGCTCCAAAGCGACGCGCCAGGTGGTGTCCGACCTCGGCCTCTGA
- a CDS encoding polyprenyl synthetase family protein: MESSLPDQVQRELTEFLRARRTEAAELDPAFGAAVAELADFVLSGGKRIRPTFAWWGWRAAGGSDEGPAAIAMLRAASALELLQACALVHDDLIDESDTRRGNPTVHRKFEQVHQESGFAGDDRQFGMAGAVLLGDLALSWADDMLHSAGIPPAALNRALRPWRAMRTEVLAGQYLDVLGQVRGDESPQAALRICQLKAASYTVQRPLEVGAEIAGASPAALEALRRFGSDIGVAFQLRDDLLGVFGDPEVTGKPAGDDLREGKRTLLIAEAAATALKQGDQEALDLLHGVLGDPDLDEQRVEQARQLLTRLGAVAAVEKQITDLTGSALLALHGADLAEPAASRLAELAVAVTDRTR; encoded by the coding sequence GTGGAGTCGAGCCTTCCCGATCAGGTCCAGCGGGAGCTGACCGAATTCCTGCGGGCCCGCCGCACCGAGGCCGCCGAGCTCGATCCGGCGTTCGGCGCCGCGGTGGCCGAGCTGGCCGACTTCGTGCTCAGCGGCGGCAAGCGCATCCGCCCGACGTTCGCCTGGTGGGGCTGGCGCGCCGCCGGTGGCAGCGACGAGGGCCCGGCCGCGATCGCGATGCTGCGGGCGGCCAGCGCCCTGGAGCTGCTGCAGGCCTGCGCACTGGTGCACGACGACCTCATCGACGAGTCCGACACCAGGCGCGGCAACCCGACCGTGCACCGCAAGTTCGAGCAGGTCCACCAGGAGTCCGGCTTCGCCGGGGACGACCGCCAGTTCGGCATGGCGGGTGCCGTGCTGCTGGGCGACCTGGCGCTGTCCTGGGCCGACGACATGCTGCACAGCGCGGGGATCCCGCCTGCCGCGCTGAACCGGGCGCTGCGGCCGTGGCGCGCGATGCGCACGGAGGTGCTCGCCGGGCAGTACCTGGACGTGCTCGGCCAGGTCCGCGGCGACGAGTCCCCGCAGGCCGCGCTGCGGATCTGCCAGCTCAAGGCCGCGTCCTACACGGTGCAGCGCCCGCTGGAGGTGGGCGCCGAGATCGCCGGGGCGAGCCCGGCGGCGCTGGAGGCGTTGCGCCGGTTCGGTTCCGACATCGGTGTCGCCTTCCAGCTGCGCGACGACCTCCTCGGCGTCTTCGGCGACCCCGAGGTGACCGGCAAGCCCGCGGGCGACGACCTGCGCGAGGGCAAGCGGACGCTGCTGATCGCCGAAGCCGCGGCCACCGCGCTCAAGCAGGGCGACCAGGAGGCCCTGGACCTGCTGCACGGCGTTCTCGGCGACCCCGACCTGGACGAGCAGCGCGTCGAGCAGGCGCGGCAGCTGCTCACCCGGCTCGGCGCGGTGGCCGCGGTGGAGAAGCAGATCACCGACCTGACCGGGTCGGCGCTGCTCGCGCTGCACGGCGCCGACCTGGCCGAACCGGCCGCGTCGCGGCTCGCCGAGCTGGCCGTCGCCGTCACCGACCGCACCCGCTGA
- the crtI gene encoding phytoene desaturase family protein, with translation MRTTTGRSDHVLVLGAGLAGLTTALHLAGAGRQVTVVERAPLPGGRAGLHRLDGYRIDTGPTVLTMPELVDEALHAVGSSLAERLDLVPLHPAYQARFADGSVLDVHTDAEAMEQEVRRFAGPAEAAGYRRLRGWLTEVYRAEMHRFIDANFDSPLDLVSPELARLTALGGFGRLGPAIGRFLGDERLRRVFSFQALYAGLDPRRALALYAVISYMDTVNGVWFPRGGMHAVPQALADAAAEAGVAFRYDTEVTDLERRGDRIVAARTVAGERISADAFVFTPDLPVVHRLLGHRPRRRLRWSPSAVVLHAGTTRNWSDAHHTISFGAAWDRTFTEIIRDGTLMSDPSLLVTRPTTTDPSLAPEGRDLHYVLAPCPNLATARFDWDRIGPAYRDELLRTLERRGFTDFGASIEVQELVTPADWAAQGHAAGTPFSAAHTFPQTGPFRPRNLVHGLDNVVLAGSGTTPGVGVPPVLISGKLAAQRITGS, from the coding sequence ATGCGCACCACCACCGGTCGCAGCGACCACGTCCTGGTCCTCGGTGCCGGCCTCGCCGGGCTCACCACCGCGCTGCACCTGGCCGGGGCCGGCCGGCAGGTGACGGTGGTGGAGCGCGCGCCGCTGCCCGGCGGCCGCGCCGGGCTGCACCGGCTGGACGGCTACCGCATCGACACCGGCCCGACCGTGCTGACCATGCCGGAGCTGGTAGACGAAGCGCTGCACGCGGTCGGCAGCTCGCTGGCCGAACGGCTCGACCTGGTTCCGCTGCACCCGGCCTACCAGGCGCGCTTCGCCGACGGCTCGGTGCTGGACGTGCACACCGACGCCGAAGCCATGGAGCAGGAGGTGCGCCGCTTCGCCGGACCCGCGGAGGCGGCCGGGTACCGGCGGCTGCGGGGCTGGCTGACCGAGGTGTACCGGGCGGAGATGCACCGGTTCATCGACGCCAACTTCGACTCCCCGCTGGACCTGGTGTCACCGGAGCTCGCCCGGCTGACCGCGCTGGGCGGTTTCGGGCGCCTGGGACCGGCCATCGGACGTTTCCTCGGCGACGAGCGGTTGCGCCGGGTGTTCTCGTTCCAGGCGCTCTACGCGGGCCTCGACCCGCGTCGCGCACTCGCCCTGTACGCGGTCATCTCGTACATGGACACCGTCAACGGCGTGTGGTTCCCGCGCGGCGGGATGCACGCGGTGCCCCAGGCGCTCGCCGACGCGGCAGCCGAGGCAGGCGTCGCGTTCCGCTACGACACCGAGGTCACCGACCTGGAGCGCCGGGGCGACCGGATCGTCGCAGCGCGCACGGTTGCCGGTGAGCGGATCAGCGCCGACGCGTTCGTGTTCACCCCGGACCTGCCGGTGGTGCACCGCTTGCTCGGGCACCGGCCGAGGCGGCGGCTGCGCTGGTCGCCGTCGGCCGTGGTGCTGCACGCGGGAACCACGCGCAACTGGTCCGACGCGCACCACACCATCTCCTTCGGCGCGGCCTGGGACCGGACGTTCACCGAGATCATCCGCGACGGCACCCTGATGAGCGATCCGTCGCTGCTGGTCACGCGGCCGACGACGACCGATCCGTCGCTGGCACCGGAAGGCCGCGACCTGCACTACGTGCTGGCGCCGTGCCCGAACCTGGCCACCGCGCGATTCGACTGGGACCGCATCGGCCCCGCCTACCGCGACGAGCTGCTGCGCACCTTGGAGCGGCGCGGATTCACCGATTTCGGCGCCTCGATCGAGGTGCAGGAGCTGGTGACGCCCGCCGACTGGGCCGCCCAGGGCCATGCCGCCGGGACACCGTTCTCCGCCGCGCACACCTTCCCGCAGACCGGCCCGTTCCGGCCGCGCAACCTGGTCCACGGCCTGGACAACGTCGTGCTCGCCGGATCCGGGACCACGCCGGGCGTCGGCGTGCCCCCGGTCCTCATCTCCGGGAAGCTAGCGGCTCAGCGCATCACCGGGTCGTGA
- a CDS encoding Rv2175c family DNA-binding protein, translating into MSAIPAAPDVLAPDVEVVPLEAVAERLGRSVTRVHQLIRDGHLLALRRDAVLGVPDAFLTGNEIVKGLPGTITLLRDSGYHEDEILRWLFTPDDTLPGTPIDALRGDRGREVKRRAQAMGF; encoded by the coding sequence GTGAGTGCGATCCCAGCTGCCCCGGATGTGCTCGCTCCCGATGTGGAGGTCGTTCCGCTGGAGGCCGTCGCCGAACGGCTCGGGCGGTCCGTGACCCGGGTGCACCAACTGATTCGTGATGGACATCTGCTGGCCCTGCGTCGCGACGCCGTGCTCGGCGTTCCCGACGCGTTCCTGACCGGCAACGAGATAGTGAAGGGCCTGCCTGGCACGATCACCCTGCTCCGGGACTCCGGCTACCACGAGGACGAGATCCTGCGCTGGCTGTTCACCCCGGACGACACGCTGCCGGGAACTCCGATCGACGCCCTGCGCGGCGACCGCGGCCGCGAGGTAAAGCGCCGCGCCCAGGCGATGGGTTTCTGA